One genomic window of Methanosarcina acetivorans C2A includes the following:
- a CDS encoding GyrI-like domain-containing protein: MSEVTIVELSPQLVLGIRKTGAYREIPVMLHRICEFAVRKNIPITAYPVFLWHETTVEEAQKADEEENADIEVAFPISDFVEMTGNEEIRAYELPGGKMAKIVHKGPYEESILTYEKLFSWITENGKRITGPVREVYLNDPREVQPEEILTEIYASLE; this comes from the coding sequence ATGTCCGAGGTTACTATTGTCGAACTTAGTCCCCAACTCGTACTTGGCATTCGCAAAACAGGAGCTTATCGGGAAATTCCGGTAATGCTTCATAGAATTTGTGAGTTTGCTGTCAGGAAAAATATTCCGATTACCGCCTATCCTGTTTTCCTCTGGCATGAAACTACAGTTGAAGAAGCTCAAAAAGCCGATGAAGAAGAAAATGCCGACATCGAAGTTGCATTTCCCATATCAGATTTTGTTGAAATGACCGGGAACGAGGAAATTCGGGCATATGAACTCCCGGGGGGAAAAATGGCAAAGATTGTTCATAAGGGTCCTTATGAAGAGAGTATTCTCACTTATGAAAAACTATTTTCCTGGATTACAGAGAATGGAAAAAGAATTACTGGTCCTGTCCGTGAAGTATATCTGAATGATCCTCGAGAAGTTCAGCCTGAAGAGATATTGACTGAAATTTATGCTTCTCTGGAATGA